One genomic window of Marinobacter adhaerens HP15 includes the following:
- a CDS encoding choline transporter, with product MTLWLSAGLIFTFAAIVLILYKWWDIQCIGVTPVRTFTFIAILFTSGLDVGLIMFPLTEFGGYGDLSASPEYGFANPLAIEFGFWAFLIWGFYFLTCFYFAIIEPRVQFFEIPLVKVVNNVVIIGTCAFTAYLLLVNLPWYLPMLGDGESVVPAFYAIVFASIALAVYSSSKIKYVRILSLGSSLLFIALIVGMWFRAFVMGAGSPADFFGTAGLIGEYFANIHQFALPINDYHEFYLFWWFAWSIMIGQFTARFVSGIRTWQLLIAMLVVPSIAIGVWFTVLYHYHAEGLQIAAFTNLAMISVGVLMVVNSLDSLIRLYTDNLNLTAQRLGRVNYVVFNFLAMVGLTMLFQLDFLRIQWVGALVIALYFGCFVYILANKRAEVAAIKASPKENILDFGKIELAG from the coding sequence ATGACACTCTGGTTATCCGCAGGTCTGATCTTCACCTTCGCCGCCATTGTGCTGATCCTGTACAAATGGTGGGACATCCAGTGCATCGGCGTAACGCCCGTCCGCACCTTCACCTTTATCGCCATCCTGTTCACCTCAGGTCTGGATGTGGGGCTGATCATGTTCCCGTTGACCGAGTTCGGTGGCTATGGCGATCTGTCTGCGAGCCCTGAGTACGGCTTTGCCAACCCCCTGGCTATCGAATTCGGGTTCTGGGCGTTCCTGATCTGGGGCTTCTATTTCCTGACCTGTTTTTACTTCGCGATCATTGAGCCGCGTGTGCAGTTCTTTGAGATTCCGTTGGTGAAGGTCGTAAACAACGTGGTAATCATCGGAACCTGTGCGTTTACCGCCTATCTGCTGCTGGTGAATCTGCCCTGGTACCTGCCCATGCTCGGTGATGGCGAATCGGTGGTGCCAGCGTTCTACGCCATTGTATTTGCCTCGATAGCGCTGGCGGTCTATTCCAGCTCCAAGATCAAATATGTGCGCATCCTCAGTCTGGGTTCGAGCCTGTTGTTTATTGCCCTGATCGTGGGCATGTGGTTCCGGGCGTTCGTTATGGGTGCGGGCTCACCGGCAGATTTCTTCGGCACCGCCGGATTGATCGGCGAGTACTTCGCCAACATCCACCAGTTTGCCCTGCCGATCAACGACTACCATGAGTTCTACCTGTTCTGGTGGTTTGCCTGGAGCATCATGATCGGCCAGTTCACCGCCCGTTTCGTGAGCGGTATCCGCACCTGGCAGCTCTTGATTGCCATGCTGGTGGTACCGTCCATCGCCATTGGTGTCTGGTTTACCGTGCTTTACCACTACCACGCGGAAGGCCTGCAGATTGCGGCGTTCACCAATCTCGCCATGATTTCGGTGGGTGTGTTGATGGTGGTGAACTCGCTGGATTCATTGATCCGGCTCTATACCGACAACCTCAATCTCACTGCCCAGCGCCTCGGGCGGGTGAACTATGTGGTGTTCAATTTCCTGGCGATGGTTGGTCTGACCATGCTGTTCCAGCTGGATTTCCTGCGGATTCAGTGGGTTGGTGCCCTGGTGATTGCACTGTATTTTGGCTGTTTCGTCTATATCCTGGCGAACAAGCGGGCAGAAGTGGCTGCCATTAAAGCGTCACCGAAAGAAAATATTCTGGACTTTGGAAAGATTGAACTGGCTGGTTAA